Within the Legionella pneumophila subsp. pneumophila str. Philadelphia 1 genome, the region AATTACTTGTATAAAGTAGAAAGCAACATTTGCAAACCAGCCTCTGTCAAAGACAAATATTTATAATAGGGGTCTGCCGTTGTGCGCTCAAGCCATTCATTTGCGATGCAAATATCGGTTAATTTCTGCGCTTCCTCTACTGAAACAGGTTTGCCTAATTTCTGGGTCAGCATTGCTGCTGCATCCTCTTCAATACTCAAAAAAACCTGTTCTCTGGTTACCCCACGCGCAGTCATTTCATCATAAAACAAAGATAAAATATCCATTTCGTTCATAGCAATTCCTTATTATTGGATACTAAGATCTATAGCATATATTTAATCATCGTTCGACATGATAAAATTAAATACTTTTTAACTAAAAAATTGGTCATAACCGAACCTCTCTATGCAAGAAATTGATGTCCTTATCATTGGCGCTGGTGCTGCAGGCCTAATGTGTGCTATTGAAGCAAGCAAGCGTAAAAGAAAAGTACTCGTGCTGGATCATGCCAATAAAGCCGGGAAAAAGATACTCATGTCAGGAGGTGGTCGTTGTAATTTTACCAATTACTACATTGAACCCAACAAGTATTTTTCCCACAACCCCCATTTTTTCAAATCAGCCTTATCCCGTTACACTCAATGGGATTTTATTGAACTGGTTAACAAACACAAAATTCCCTTCCACGAAAAAACATTAGGACAATTATTTTGCGATAATAAATCCAAAGACATCGTTGATATGTTGCTTAAAGAATGTGAGCAATATGGAGTGGCGATTTATTTAAATACCGTAATAGAAAAAATACAAAAAACCAACGACTATTCTTTCAAGATAGGCACGACAAAAGGAAAGTTTCATTGTCATTCTTTGGTCATTGCTACCGGAGGACTTTCTATTCCCACAATGGGTGCCAGTCCCTTTGCCTATAAAGTTGCAGAGCAATTCGCTATTAGAGTATGGCCAACCAGAGCCGGTCTGGTGCCCTTTACTTTAGATGTTCTCGAAAAAGACAGATTATCCATCCTGTCGGGAATAGGTATTGATAGCCTGGTCAATAATGAAAGAAATCAATTTCGTGAGCATATCTTGTTTACCCACCGGGGACTGAGTGGTCCTGCTATCTTGCAACTCTCATCCTACTGGAATCCTGGTGAAAGTATATGCATTAATTTGCTGCCCGAACATAACCTCCTGGAAAGCTTGAAAACAGCCCGAGCGGAAGCTCCGCATAAACAGTTAAACTCTGTATTATCGATGTACTTGCCCAAACGAGTTGTTGAAGTCTTTATTCCTCAAAAACTGGGTGAAAAGAAACTGGCTGATAGCTCTAATAAAGATTTGGAAACAATTTCCCATTTATTGCAGAACTGGGTAGTAAAACCCAATGGGACAGAGGGCTACCGTACAGCAGAAGTGACAATAGGCGGAGTAGACTGTCATGCTATTTCATCCAAAACCATGGAAGCCAACAATGTACCAGGCCTATATTTCATTGGAGAAGCCCTGGACGTGACGGGGTGGTTAGGTGGGTATAATTTCCAGTGGGCATGGTCTTCCGGCTGGGCTGCCGGACAAGTAGTGTAGCGAATTTAAAAACCAAGTCTCAATGCAAATCAGCTTATCTGAATCCCAAAGCCCATATTTTTCCCAGGATTTCATGAAGAGCAATGGAAGTA harbors:
- a CDS encoding NAD(P)/FAD-dependent oxidoreductase; translation: MQEIDVLIIGAGAAGLMCAIEASKRKRKVLVLDHANKAGKKILMSGGGRCNFTNYYIEPNKYFSHNPHFFKSALSRYTQWDFIELVNKHKIPFHEKTLGQLFCDNKSKDIVDMLLKECEQYGVAIYLNTVIEKIQKTNDYSFKIGTTKGKFHCHSLVIATGGLSIPTMGASPFAYKVAEQFAIRVWPTRAGLVPFTLDVLEKDRLSILSGIGIDSLVNNERNQFREHILFTHRGLSGPAILQLSSYWNPGESICINLLPEHNLLESLKTARAEAPHKQLNSVLSMYLPKRVVEVFIPQKLGEKKLADSSNKDLETISHLLQNWVVKPNGTEGYRTAEVTIGGVDCHAISSKTMEANNVPGLYFIGEALDVTGWLGGYNFQWAWSSGWAAGQVV